The DNA sequence CCGATACCGAGCAGATCTTTTCGGACCGCTTCGGCGATGCCGGGATCGCCGTACACCGCGATCCCCTGCAAATCCTCCTGCTGGCCGCCCAGATATTTGGCCCAGGTCTCGGCCGCACCGCAGGCGTCGGAACGGGTGTACAGCACCACCGGTTTGCTCTCCGGCGTGGCCGTCAGATCACCCCAGGTTAACTTTGTTCCCTTCATCCACAGATCGATAAAGCGGCTGCGGGTTACGCCTTTTCGGCGGATGTCCGCATATACGGGGTTGGAGCGGTTGATGACCGGAAACACCGCGTCTTTGACCACTGGGATAAATACCGCGCCGCGAGCTGATTCTTCGGCACGGATTTCCCGCGAGACCATGCCGATATCAGCCAGGCCGGCCAGCACATCGGCCATGCCCTTGCCAGCACCGCCGGCCGAGATGTCGATGCGGATCTCCGGGCGTTGCTGCTGATAGGCCTGCGCCCACTGCACCATCATGGGGTAAAGCGCCCAGGCGCCTGAGATCTTGATCGTCCGATTTGCGCCATGCTCTTGCTTTCCACCGCAGGAGAGAAAAAAATAACATATCGACAATAATATCAAGTAATAAAATATCAGTCTTTTTTGCATGATCAGACCTCGGTCAATATTTACTCTTTTAGCACTCTTATCGGAGTGTTATGAATATAGCACATTATGCCGATTTGTCAAATCATTTTTTTAAAAACCTGCGGCTTGGTCGGGGTTTTTGTCCGAGGCGATGAAAAAGGGTGGCGGGCAACCTGGTTGCAGGCGCCGGCGGCTGTCAGGCAGGCTCTGGTGAATCAGATGTTCGGTCTCATAAAGGGAACATTGGAAAAAGAAATGAATCCAGGCCCGCCGTTTTCTTTGCAGAGCCGCTCCGGCCTAAAGGGTTATGAGCCCAGCCGGGGTCAGCGATCAGCCAGGCATTGGTTTAAAAAGACCACGGCCTCGTTGGGCGTGGGCGAATAGAAATCTGCACCAATCCTTTTGCAGAAATCAAGGGTGATGGGCGCGCCGCCGATCAGCACCTTGATGTCCGGGTATTTTTCCTTAATGGCCTTGACGCTGTTCTCCATATTGGCCATGGTGGTGGTCAGCAGCGCGGACAGGCCGACGAAGCATCCGGGATGTTGGTCGATGGCGTCGAGAAATTTGTTGGTGGGCACATCGATGCCCAGATCGATCACCTCATAGCCGCCGCCTTTGATGATCATGGAGACCAAGTTCTTGCCGATGTCGTGTAGATCGCCGGCCACGGTGCCGATGACGAACTGGCCTTTGCGTTTCACCTCGCCGGATTCCAGATACGGTTTGAGGTGTTTCATCACCGCGTTCATCGCTTCGGCGGAGACGATAAGATTGGTGACAAAGGCTTTGTGTTCGGCGAATGCCTGGCCCACGCGTTCCATGCCCTGCATGCAGCCCTGCAGCAGCGCCTCGGGCGGCATGCCGTCTTTCAGCGCTTGGGCGGCTATTTCGTCGGCGCCGTCCTGATCTTTCATATCCGGCGGAAACCAGGAGGATCTGGATATTTTGCCGCGCGCGATGCACTCGACGATTTTTTCTACCGTATCATTCATGGTCGTTCTCCCTGGTTGATCGTTGTCCATCCCGCTTCGCGGAGCAGGGTG is a window from the bacterium genome containing:
- a CDS encoding solute-binding protein; amino-acid sequence: MQKRLIFYYLILLSICYFFLSCGGKQEHGANRTIKISGAWALYPMMVQWAQAYQQQRPEIRIDISAGGAGKGMADVLAGLADIGMVSREIRAEESARGAVFIPVVKDAVFPVINRSNPVYADIRRKGVTRSRFIDLWMKGTKLTWGDLTATPESKPVVLYTRSDACGAAETWAKYLGGQQEDLQGIAVYGDPGIAEAVRKDLLGIGYNNLGYAYDLQNGQVVQGLAVIPIDVNENGVIDTMEEIDSKEKAVRAIAAGIYPSPPARNLYLAAHKAFPPAADAFVRWILTEGQALVDPTGYIKLSSEQVQAALADLAKPTH
- a CDS encoding cobalamin-binding protein; translated protein: MNDTVEKIVECIARGKISRSSWFPPDMKDQDGADEIAAQALKDGMPPEALLQGCMQGMERVGQAFAEHKAFVTNLIVSAEAMNAVMKHLKPYLESGEVKRKGQFVIGTVAGDLHDIGKNLVSMIIKGGGYEVIDLGIDVPTNKFLDAIDQHPGCFVGLSALLTTTMANMENSVKAIKEKYPDIKVLIGGAPITLDFCKRIGADFYSPTPNEAVVFLNQCLADR